In one window of Silvanigrella paludirubra DNA:
- a CDS encoding cytochrome-c peroxidase: MSSKFIIIILSIFSFNNLASAMEDLTIEKLKKTYKRPTQNEIPYPKDNLYNKKREDLGKMLFFDPRLSYSNVTSCATCHNPSFSWQDSLPKGVGFNHQQLGRKTPTILNLAWSENLFWDGRAPSLEAQSLGPIQSAKEMNLSLDKMVSKINRIDGYKDAFQKAFPNEKSPINETNVAKSLATFERGIVSGIAPFDKWISGDESAISESAKKGFMVFNSKGNCDSCHSGWNFTDNSFHDIGHPDSDKGRINVIPIASMEHAFKTPTLRNIDRRAPYMHDGSLENLESVIDFYNKGGIAKRPSVDRNIKELKLTEQEKKDLISFMKTLTSDDSHLSFDIPTLPTN; encoded by the coding sequence ATGTCATCAAAATTTATTATAATAATTTTATCCATATTTTCTTTTAATAATTTAGCATCTGCTATGGAAGATCTTACCATTGAAAAATTAAAAAAAACATACAAAAGACCAACTCAAAATGAAATACCTTATCCAAAAGATAATTTATACAATAAAAAGAGAGAAGATCTTGGGAAAATGCTATTTTTTGATCCACGATTATCATACTCAAACGTAACAAGCTGCGCAACATGTCATAATCCTTCATTTTCATGGCAAGATTCTTTACCAAAAGGAGTTGGCTTTAATCACCAACAACTAGGCCGTAAAACGCCTACTATTTTAAATTTAGCTTGGTCAGAAAATTTATTTTGGGATGGTAGAGCACCCTCACTAGAAGCACAGTCATTAGGACCAATTCAGTCTGCTAAAGAAATGAATTTATCATTAGATAAAATGGTTTCAAAAATAAATCGAATTGATGGTTATAAAGATGCTTTTCAAAAAGCTTTTCCAAATGAAAAATCACCCATTAATGAAACAAATGTCGCTAAATCTTTAGCAACATTTGAAAGAGGTATTGTTTCAGGAATAGCTCCGTTTGATAAATGGATATCAGGCGATGAATCCGCAATTTCAGAGTCAGCAAAAAAAGGGTTCATGGTTTTTAATTCAAAAGGAAACTGTGATTCTTGTCATTCCGGATGGAACTTTACAGACAATTCATTTCATGACATAGGCCATCCAGACTCTGATAAAGGTAGGATTAATGTAATTCCAATTGCTTCTATGGAACATGCTTTTAAAACTCCGACATTAAGAAACATTGATCGAAGAGCCCCTTATATGCATGATGGCTCATTGGAAAATTTAGAATCTGTAATTGATTTTTACAATAAAGGAGGAATTGCAAAAAGACCTTCAGTAGATAGAAATATAAAAGAACTTAAGTTAACTGAACAAGAAAAAAAGGATCTTATTTCTTTTATGAAGACTTTAACAAGCGATGATTCACATTTGTCGTTTGATATTCCGACGCTACCAACAAACTAG
- a CDS encoding plastocyanin/azurin family copper-binding protein, with the protein MLKKILTSSCIVTLVLFTSSIYSKEFIVKEKDKNFSTQSLKVKLGDKIKFINEDTNVVHNVFSKSEGNNIDLKVQEPGKFSEIYIDPKTHKKGVMELQCAFHPNMKLKVEIE; encoded by the coding sequence ATGTTGAAAAAAATATTAACATCTTCTTGCATTGTAACATTGGTTTTATTCACTTCTTCAATTTATAGCAAAGAATTTATTGTCAAAGAAAAAGATAAAAATTTTTCTACACAAAGTTTAAAAGTTAAATTAGGCGATAAAATAAAATTTATAAATGAAGATACAAATGTTGTTCATAATGTATTTTCAAAAAGTGAAGGGAATAATATCGATCTTAAGGTTCAGGAACCTGGAAAATTTTCAGAAATATATATTGATCCTAAAACTCATAAAAAAGGTGTAATGGAATTGCAATGTGCTTTTCATCCTAATATGAAATTAAAAGTTGAAATTGAATAA